In Thermoproteota archaeon, one genomic interval encodes:
- a CDS encoding phospholipase D family protein produces MNKSRGWVLPLILLAAGVMLGYSLRASESGYGSISSSGDKIIGPFFCPEDRCSSVVIDWISRANESVDLAIYSFTLDSVGDALVRAHERGVKVRVIMERNQLNRWSEYNRLREAGIEVKLDGNPAYMHNKFMVIDGRVVLTGSYNYTKQADTRNDENLLVVIGEDIAGAYEAEFNEMWSGVFGG; encoded by the coding sequence ATGAACAAGAGCAGGGGGTGGGTCCTCCCCCTCATCCTGCTGGCGGCAGGCGTGATGCTGGGATACTCTCTCAGGGCGAGTGAATCTGGCTACGGTTCGATCTCCTCCAGCGGGGATAAAATCATCGGTCCGTTCTTCTGCCCCGAGGATCGCTGCTCCAGTGTGGTGATTGACTGGATCTCAAGAGCAAACGAGAGCGTGGATCTAGCAATCTACTCCTTCACCTTGGACTCCGTAGGTGATGCCCTGGTGAGGGCCCACGAGAGGGGGGTCAAGGTCAGGGTCATAATGGAGAGGAACCAGTTAAACAGGTGGTCCGAGTACAACAGGCTGAGGGAAGCTGGGATAGAGGTGAAGCTCGATGGCAATCCTGCTTACATGCACAACAAGTTCATGGTCATCGACGGTAGGGTCGTTCTGACGGGCAGCTACAACTACACAAAGCAGGCTGATACTAGGAACGACGAGAACCTCCTAGTGGTAATTGGGGAGGACATCGCCGGGGCTTACGAGGCCGAGTTCAACGAGATGTGGTCCGGAGTATTCGGTGGCTAG